The proteins below are encoded in one region of Prevotella melaninogenica ATCC 25845:
- a CDS encoding TraG family conjugative transposon ATPase — MTQKRKPFDKLFAQLQDIREKGGKLLNTVLWSQKGNPSVFFEIENPVQQYCTDADQYRLFQDVLANIVKTLGEGYTLQKQDIFCKQEYHHEPEGEQEFLTESYFNYFEGRPYTDIRTFLIITQECAHNAFVKYDAKRWEDFHVKVAKVADILQEKGIAHRKLSKPEIVEYLHRFMAFQFKQGPFSMTNFKCSDENLKIGDRTVKSFPLVDIDEINMPNFVRPFLSVNINGTYIATDLFSFLTEIPYTDCVIYNQVIQIPAQRKLMRKLQGKAKRHGSMPDPSNRIAKEDIERLLDTLAVDSKLMVYTNFNILVSCPHDKITPVTSYIETKLYDCAIMPSRSAYNQLELFTCSFPGNGYAFNPDYDLFLTLSDAALCLCFKEHLKHSEETPLKTYYTDRQGLPVAIDITGKEGAHKYTDNANFFCIGPSGSGKSFHMNSVVRQLLEQNTDVVMVDTGDSYEGICSYFGGTYITYSKEHPISMNPFKITKTEYRQNFGEKKNFLKSLIFLIFKGSEMPSKIEDAIINQVIVEYYDAYFHPFRGFSSEEKDRLRHRLLLEDKKNGEYEKYGEKVEHRYYQDFEEHQSDISTKDYAEGKDDIFSEAEVRHQVKAKRQVEKLHALVNDKAATEGEKVAANRQLMRIMAEVIEGSYLMRIEQKIEKMEQRRRKMTVRKLSFNTFYEYALERIPQLMAEKKIAFNIDNFAAILEQFYRGGELESTLNNDLEQSLFDERFIVFEIDKIKDDPVLFPIVVLIIMDVFLQKMRIKKGRKALIIEEAWKAIASPTMAEYIKYLYKTVRKFHGIAGVVTQELNDVIDSPIVKEAIINNSDVKILLDQAKFKDRYDDIAAILGLTAVQRQQIFTINALNNHEGRNYFKEVWICRGQVSDVYGVEEPPECYWAYTTERAEKEALKIYTRHFGGNIQRAITEIEKDRRQTGINKYLDFARQVNNHQNIMSLWKSQS, encoded by the coding sequence ATGACACAGAAAAGAAAACCATTCGACAAGCTCTTTGCCCAGTTGCAGGACATCAGGGAGAAGGGCGGGAAACTGCTCAACACGGTGCTCTGGTCGCAGAAGGGCAATCCATCAGTATTTTTCGAGATAGAGAATCCCGTGCAGCAGTATTGTACCGATGCCGACCAGTATCGGCTCTTTCAGGACGTACTGGCCAATATCGTCAAGACGCTCGGCGAGGGCTATACCCTCCAGAAGCAGGATATTTTCTGCAAGCAGGAATATCACCATGAGCCGGAGGGAGAACAGGAGTTCCTCACCGAAAGTTACTTCAACTACTTCGAGGGACGGCCTTATACCGACATACGCACCTTTCTCATCATCACGCAGGAATGTGCGCACAATGCCTTCGTGAAATACGATGCCAAGCGATGGGAGGACTTCCATGTAAAGGTGGCCAAGGTAGCCGACATCCTGCAGGAGAAAGGTATTGCGCACCGTAAGCTGAGCAAGCCTGAGATTGTCGAGTACCTTCATCGCTTCATGGCGTTCCAGTTCAAGCAGGGACCATTCTCCATGACCAACTTCAAGTGCTCGGACGAGAACCTGAAGATTGGCGACCGCACGGTAAAGTCCTTCCCCTTGGTGGATATAGACGAAATCAACATGCCCAACTTCGTGCGTCCGTTCCTCTCTGTGAATATCAACGGTACTTACATTGCCACCGACCTCTTCTCCTTCCTGACGGAGATTCCTTATACCGATTGCGTCATCTACAATCAGGTCATCCAGATACCTGCCCAACGAAAACTCATGCGGAAGCTGCAAGGCAAGGCGAAACGTCATGGCTCCATGCCCGACCCGTCCAACCGCATCGCCAAGGAAGATATAGAACGATTACTGGACACGTTGGCCGTGGATAGCAAACTGATGGTCTATACCAACTTTAATATCCTCGTCAGCTGTCCACACGATAAGATAACCCCAGTTACCTCGTATATCGAGACGAAACTCTACGACTGCGCCATCATGCCTTCTCGGTCAGCGTATAACCAGTTGGAACTCTTCACATGCAGTTTCCCGGGCAACGGCTATGCCTTCAATCCCGACTACGATCTCTTCCTTACGTTGTCGGACGCCGCACTCTGCCTTTGCTTCAAGGAGCATCTGAAACACTCGGAGGAGACGCCACTCAAAACCTACTATACAGATCGGCAGGGACTACCCGTGGCGATAGACATTACCGGCAAGGAAGGTGCGCACAAATATACCGACAATGCCAATTTCTTTTGTATAGGACCTTCTGGCAGTGGCAAGAGCTTCCACATGAACAGTGTGGTGCGCCAGCTTCTGGAGCAAAACACGGATGTGGTGATGGTTGATACTGGTGACAGCTACGAGGGAATATGCAGCTACTTCGGTGGCACTTATATCACCTATTCCAAGGAGCATCCCATCTCCATGAATCCGTTCAAGATTACCAAAACGGAGTACCGACAGAACTTCGGGGAGAAGAAGAACTTCCTCAAATCCCTCATCTTCCTGATCTTCAAGGGTAGCGAGATGCCCTCCAAGATTGAGGATGCCATCATCAATCAGGTCATTGTAGAGTATTACGATGCCTACTTTCATCCTTTCCGTGGCTTTTCTTCCGAAGAAAAGGACAGACTGCGCCACCGACTTTTGCTGGAGGATAAGAAGAACGGCGAGTATGAGAAGTATGGTGAGAAGGTGGAGCATCGCTATTATCAGGACTTTGAGGAACATCAGAGCGACATTTCCACAAAGGACTATGCAGAGGGTAAGGACGACATCTTTTCAGAAGCAGAGGTGCGGCATCAGGTCAAGGCAAAGCGTCAGGTGGAGAAACTACATGCCTTGGTCAATGACAAAGCTGCGACCGAAGGCGAAAAGGTGGCGGCCAACCGTCAGCTTATGCGCATCATGGCGGAGGTGATCGAGGGCAGCTATCTTATGCGTATCGAACAGAAGATAGAGAAAATGGAACAGCGCAGACGGAAGATGACCGTCAGGAAATTGTCTTTCAATACTTTCTATGAATATGCCTTGGAACGTATTCCACAGCTGATGGCCGAGAAAAAGATAGCCTTCAACATTGACAACTTCGCTGCCATCCTCGAACAGTTCTACCGTGGCGGTGAACTGGAGAGTACACTGAACAACGATTTGGAGCAGTCGCTCTTCGATGAGCGGTTTATCGTCTTTGAGATAGACAAAATCAAGGACGACCCCGTGCTGTTTCCCATCGTTGTGCTCATCATCATGGATGTGTTCCTCCAGAAGATGCGTATCAAGAAAGGCCGAAAGGCACTCATCATCGAAGAGGCATGGAAGGCCATCGCCTCGCCTACGATGGCAGAGTATATCAAATATCTGTATAAGACGGTGCGCAAGTTCCACGGCATCGCCGGTGTGGTGACGCAGGAATTGAACGATGTGATTGACTCGCCCATTGTCAAAGAGGCGATTATCAACAACAGTGATGTGAAAATCCTGCTCGACCAGGCCAAGTTCAAGGACAGGTACGATGACATTGCGGCCATCCTCGGATTGACGGCCGTACAGCGACAGCAGATCTTCACCATCAATGCGCTCAACAACCACGAGGGACGCAACTACTTCAAGGAGGTATGGATATGCCGTGGGCAGGTGTCGGACGTGTATGGTGTGGAGGAGCCGCCTGAATGTTACTGGGCCTATACTACGGAACGGGCAGAAAAGGAAGCTCTCAAAATCTATACAAGGCACTTCGGTGGCAACATCCAACGTGCCATCACGGAGATCGAAAAAGACCGCAGACAGACTGGGATAAATAAATATCTCGACTTCGCGCGGCAGGTCAACAATCATCAAAACATTATGAGCTTATGGAAAAGTCAAAGTTAA
- a CDS encoding DUF5045 domain-containing protein codes for MRKYLLIIVGLLYLCLPVSAQHPTYDDQKEKQWKSMENGPWDFSPAWYYYLLHKKYSGGETYWKWGFLKSGWRVRFKESKSKVKRIMPTRITAEETQRQKMKEAEQERVKMEELYKEEVARAADRNVDLVYSSFKAAFDRMQQSIADGLLFCMQRSKGKLKYQVDELTRQNEMICQDIVYIHRTGAGYELENAKRQKAYQQYKKQMEEMVSRVAHLVGMAQNYYKR; via the coding sequence ATGAGAAAGTATTTATTGATAATAGTGGGCTTGCTTTACCTATGTTTACCAGTATCGGCACAGCATCCAACCTACGACGACCAGAAGGAAAAGCAGTGGAAGTCAATGGAAAACGGGCCGTGGGATTTTTCTCCTGCATGGTATTATTACCTGCTGCATAAAAAGTATAGTGGTGGGGAGACCTACTGGAAATGGGGATTCCTTAAATCTGGTTGGAGGGTGCGGTTCAAGGAAAGTAAGTCCAAGGTGAAGCGGATCATGCCCACCCGTATCACCGCCGAGGAGACACAACGGCAGAAGATGAAGGAAGCCGAACAGGAACGTGTCAAGATGGAAGAACTCTACAAGGAGGAAGTGGCGCGTGCCGCTGACAGGAATGTCGATCTGGTTTATTCTTCGTTCAAGGCCGCCTTTGACCGTATGCAGCAATCCATTGCCGACGGACTGCTCTTCTGTATGCAGCGAAGCAAGGGCAAACTGAAATATCAGGTCGATGAACTGACACGGCAGAATGAAATGATTTGCCAGGACATCGTCTACATCCATCGGACAGGTGCAGGGTATGAACTTGAAAACGCCAAGCGGCAGAAAGCCTACCAGCAATACAAGAAACAGATGGAGGAGATGGTCAGCCGTGTGGCGCACCTTGTCGGCATGGCGCAGAACTATTACAAACGATAA
- a CDS encoding membrane protein: MVTDILLNITSQLLTMGLPSIDESLDKLLVAMETFPKSAVLGDTVGYARVIGLCLALCVGSYECWMMMLGRRAMDVMKLLRIVGLSICITYSSWICQELAWPGKALEATTKQMASSKNKEVAALELKVAQKQSDYLKRLRQVQDSIETAKQVQEIGEDAHWWDKLIYNMENLGSTINNYAQRATVAAETKVSEWINDVIRFIGELIFQMSYYGILVAQRIFMTILATFAPIMFALSIVPPWSSAWSQWISKYLSLSLWGFVTYMCLYYIDFILMYNLGEDLTAYGRLLQGQVNSWGQIGALGIQGIGSNCMYAMGMLVGAYIIRFVPEVASWLIPGGVSSSAGSAAGGVVAGAVGGAMGSAASTGMGIASVATPVAGSGYRV; this comes from the coding sequence ATGGTTACAGACATCTTATTGAATATCACAAGTCAGCTGCTCACGATGGGACTGCCTTCCATCGACGAGAGCCTTGACAAGCTGCTGGTGGCGATGGAAACCTTCCCGAAGTCGGCGGTGCTGGGCGACACCGTGGGCTATGCCCGTGTCATCGGCCTATGCCTTGCCCTTTGCGTGGGTTCCTACGAGTGCTGGATGATGATGCTTGGGCGCAGGGCGATGGACGTGATGAAACTCCTCCGTATCGTGGGACTGTCCATCTGCATCACTTACAGCTCGTGGATCTGTCAGGAGCTTGCCTGGCCGGGAAAGGCATTGGAGGCGACAACCAAACAGATGGCGAGCAGCAAAAATAAGGAGGTGGCAGCCCTCGAACTGAAAGTGGCGCAGAAGCAGTCGGACTACCTCAAACGGCTCCGGCAGGTACAGGACAGCATCGAGACGGCGAAGCAGGTACAGGAAATTGGCGAGGATGCCCATTGGTGGGACAAGCTCATCTACAACATGGAGAATCTTGGCTCGACCATCAACAATTATGCGCAACGGGCTACCGTAGCCGCGGAGACAAAAGTGTCGGAATGGATCAACGACGTGATACGCTTTATCGGGGAACTGATCTTCCAAATGTCGTATTATGGCATTTTGGTGGCGCAACGTATCTTCATGACGATATTGGCGACCTTCGCGCCCATCATGTTTGCCCTGTCCATCGTACCGCCATGGAGCAGTGCGTGGTCGCAATGGATCAGCAAATACCTTTCCTTATCGCTTTGGGGATTTGTTACCTATATGTGCCTGTATTACATAGACTTCATTCTGATGTATAACCTTGGCGAGGACCTTACCGCCTATGGCAGGCTTCTACAAGGACAGGTGAACTCATGGGGACAGATAGGTGCGCTGGGCATTCAGGGCATCGGCTCCAACTGTATGTACGCTATGGGTATGCTCGTGGGTGCCTACATTATCCGCTTTGTTCCAGAGGTGGCATCATGGCTGATACCAGGTGGCGTGAGTTCGAGTGCGGGCAGTGCCGCCGGTGGTGTTGTGGCAGGTGCTGTGGGCGGAGCCATGGGCAGTGCCGCCTCTACTGGTATGGGCATCGCTTCGGTGGCTACGCCAGTAGCAGGTTCGGGGTATCGGGTGTAG
- the traK gene encoding conjugative transposon protein TraK, with translation MLIQSLEQKTRLALTTVLLTIIGSTVVCACCIFYCAKLVTEERNQIYVLDGDIPFLAERSKQETNFVMEAKAHIQLFHQYFFNLPPDDDYIKWTLSKAMYMADGTALKQKQAMEENGFYSDIVSSSAVCMIICDSIKLDEQSRKFKYYGTQIIKRRSRDMKRSLITVGSIENVPRTRNNPHGLLITNWRTLENKDLDY, from the coding sequence ATGTTAATACAGAGTTTGGAACAGAAAACAAGACTCGCACTGACGACCGTACTGCTGACCATCATTGGCAGTACGGTGGTCTGTGCCTGCTGCATCTTCTACTGTGCCAAGTTGGTAACGGAAGAGCGTAATCAGATTTATGTCCTCGACGGCGACATCCCTTTCCTCGCTGAAAGGAGCAAGCAGGAGACGAACTTTGTGATGGAGGCGAAAGCACACATCCAACTCTTCCATCAGTATTTCTTCAACCTGCCGCCCGATGATGATTATATCAAGTGGACGCTGTCCAAGGCGATGTATATGGCGGACGGTACGGCACTGAAGCAGAAACAGGCAATGGAGGAAAACGGTTTCTACTCGGACATCGTGTCTTCCTCTGCCGTGTGCATGATTATCTGCGATTCCATCAAGTTGGATGAGCAGTCGAGGAAGTTCAAATATTATGGTACGCAGATTATCAAGCGCCGTTCGCGCGACATGAAACGCTCCCTCATCACGGTGGGCAGCATCGAGAATGTGCCCCGCACAAGGAATAATCCGCACGGGCTGCTGATTACCAACTGGAGAACGCTGGAGAATAAGGATTTAGACTACTAA